Below is a window of Terriglobia bacterium DNA.
GGTTTTCATCGCAACAGACTTCTGATGATGAAGCTGTTCCCTTTCTTCCAGCCGAGCAGGTCTACCAATTCGATCTCCATCCTGGGGGTGATCTGTATGCCAAGCGATGTGCCGTCCTGAAACCGGATATCAATTTCCAGGTAATCGTCGCTGTCCATGTGGATGCTGTCTATGACTTTCCCTCTGACGGCACGAATCACCTTGAATCTGCGTGTAGCCAAGAGTCCTCCCACTGTTGAAATCAACGGTCAATGCGATATAGAGCTCGGTAATAGTTGGATTTGGGTTGTTTGACCGGCATCTTGATTCCTCCCAGTCCTACCAACTCATCTGCTGCTGCTAAGCAGCCGGCCTCCTTTCGGGTTTGCGGCTGTCGGATTGGGCTGGGGACGGCGGGATAGTCCTCTTTCTCCCTCATGATCCACAAAATGATGTCCAACAGCACGCCTAAAAGAGAGTTGAAAAGCTTGGATTTCATAGTCGAAAGAATGGTCTCATAAATGAGTCAAATACACAATAACTTATGTAAATGACTCTATTATTTGAGCTTATCAAAGGGTCGTGGTAGCGTCCATCCGTGATCATAATCAACGGAGGTCAGATTAGGGCTGCCCGCGCCCTCCTGGGTTGGTCCCAGAGAGAGCTGTCGAAAAAATCGAAGGTGGCCTTCGGCACTATCCAGCGTATGGAGAGCTTTGATGGGCCCATCGGGTCTAGGACGGAGACACTTGCCAAGGTCGTTGCTGTTTTTGAGAAGGCGGGAATCGAATTTCTTAACAGTGAAAGCCCGGGCCTAAGATTGCGCAAGAAACGGTGAGTCTACGTATCCAAGATCCCTGGTTCGAGACGAGGGGTTTGGGGGGGCAAATCCTGTCTCCCCGACCATTATTTTCAAAGCCTTACATGTAATTTGGTATTCCATTCTCACTGGTGTAGGGCGAATTTGTGGCTGCGAAAGCCTCAAAGATCACAAGGCGGATTTTTAAGCCGAGGCTCTAATGGGCAGCGTCGAGAATCCCCCTCGCCGATAAATTTATTTGTTCCCCCTTTGGAAACACGCTCTCCGGTCTTCAAAACCGGCGAGAGTTAGTTTTGCTGCTCTGGTGAGTTCGACTCTCACTCCTCCGCTACTTTTGTTTTCAATGATTTGCGGAAGGAATCTCGGTTTATTTCAGCTCAACGAAAACTGGCAAATTCGCTCGGGCTGTGAGCCGAGCCCCAGCTGAGGAGCCCATCTTTTTAGGCCGGTAGCGATCTATCAAGATGCGGAAAAAGAATGGTGAGTCTGGTTCTAGCTACCACTGAATCGATTCTGATTTTTGGCAATGTAAAGTACAATATCCGAAATCAAGAATGAGCAAGCGAAGCCTGCCACCGGCAAAAGTATTACCTCCTCAACTGGTTACAGCCCTTGATGAGTCTAGATTAGTGATCCTCCTGGGGGCTGGTGTCTCACAAGCCGCGGGGCTCCCGTCCTCAGTTCAGCTTCGAGATGTCCTCAAAGCAGAACTGCTGGATGCATTCAAGAAGGATTCTAAGTACTTGCACCGGTTGGATGAAGTGTCCCAAGAAGAGCGGCTACAGATAATTGCTCAGGCCCATAAAGAATACTTTGGCAATCAAAGGCCTTACAATCTCATTTGCCAGCAGTTGTCGCAAGCTGAAGAGTCAGCCAAGGCTGAGTTCTTAAGGGCTTTCAGGAATCTCCCCACGATCAGGGATATTCTGACCACCAACTATGATTGTTTGTTGGAAACAACTCTTGGACAAAGCAACTGTCAGCTCATTTATAGGAATTCGGACCTCCGTCAGCCTCTCAGCCCAAAATTGAACCTCTATAAGCTTCACGGTACGCGAACTGATCCAAATTCTTTAGTGCTCACGGAAGAAGACTATCGCGAATATCAGCAGGAGCACGAAG
It encodes the following:
- a CDS encoding helix-turn-helix transcriptional regulator; amino-acid sequence: MIINGGQIRAARALLGWSQRELSKKSKVAFGTIQRMESFDGPIGSRTETLAKVVAVFEKAGIEFLNSESPGLRLRKKR